In a genomic window of Gemmatimonas sp.:
- a CDS encoding heparan-alpha-glucosaminide N-acetyltransferase domain-containing protein, with protein sequence MAADRVVAIDVFRGITVAAMLLVNNAGDPMAVFSPLRHSAWHGCTFTDLVFPFFLFVVGITTHLTSMPRATTQGVTTRDANPGRTTLRRVVLLFGMGLLLNAWPFFEKSRVAGPDWLSPVLGHIVARAADLRVMGVLQRIAVAYGLAALLSRRASSRTVLLIIVGILLSYWAALTLVPVPGEGAIGAQLLDEPGRTLSAWVDRAAFDWTRFGLGWHLWDRAVPYEPEGVLSTLSATATVLIGVLVGRWLTSTRPLSARARGLAGVSVGLIVVGLVWGVVLPINKPLWTGSYVLLTAGIAGVLLAGITALVHGREQARWLRPALAFGLNPMIAYVGSELVATILRSSIKWKLDGHRVGTGMAVTRVLESVGVDSRVASLAWALAFVALWYGILRTLRTRGVVIRVS encoded by the coding sequence CTGACCGGGTCGTCGCCATCGATGTGTTCCGTGGCATCACCGTCGCGGCAATGCTGTTGGTCAACAATGCCGGTGATCCGATGGCGGTGTTCTCGCCGTTGCGACACAGCGCGTGGCATGGCTGCACGTTCACCGATTTGGTGTTTCCATTTTTTCTGTTCGTGGTGGGCATCACGACGCATCTCACCTCGATGCCACGCGCTACGACGCAAGGCGTCACGACGCGAGACGCGAACCCTGGCAGAACGACGCTGCGCCGCGTGGTGCTGTTGTTCGGCATGGGTCTGCTGCTCAATGCCTGGCCCTTCTTCGAAAAGTCGCGTGTGGCCGGACCGGATTGGTTGTCTCCCGTCCTGGGTCACATCGTGGCACGCGCCGCCGACCTGCGCGTGATGGGCGTGCTGCAGCGCATTGCGGTGGCCTACGGGCTGGCCGCGCTGCTGAGTCGGCGGGCGTCGTCGCGCACGGTGCTGCTGATCATTGTGGGGATTCTGCTGAGCTACTGGGCCGCGCTCACGCTCGTGCCCGTCCCGGGCGAAGGGGCGATTGGCGCGCAGCTCCTCGACGAGCCGGGTCGCACCTTATCGGCGTGGGTGGATCGCGCCGCTTTCGATTGGACGCGATTCGGCCTCGGCTGGCATCTCTGGGATCGCGCGGTGCCATATGAGCCGGAAGGAGTGCTCTCCACACTTTCGGCCACCGCAACGGTACTGATCGGCGTCCTCGTTGGTCGCTGGCTGACGTCCACGCGGCCCTTGTCGGCGCGTGCGCGCGGGCTGGCTGGCGTGAGTGTTGGCCTGATCGTGGTGGGCCTCGTGTGGGGCGTGGTGCTGCCCATCAACAAGCCGCTGTGGACTGGCTCCTACGTGCTGCTCACTGCGGGCATCGCGGGCGTGTTGTTGGCCGGTATCACCGCACTCGTGCACGGGCGTGAGCAGGCGCGGTGGCTCAGGCCTGCGCTCGCCTTCGGGCTCAATCCCATGATTGCGTACGTGGGCAGTGAATTGGTGGCGACCATTCTTCGGTCGAGCATCAAATGGAAGCTCGATGGCCATCGCGTCGGCACTGGCATGGCGGTCACGCGCGTATTGGAGTCCGTCGGCGTGGACTCGCGCGTGGCGTCACTGGCCTGGGCGCTGGCGTTCGTTGCGCTCTGGTACGGCATCCTGCGGACGCTCCGCACCAGAGGGGTCGTGATCCGGGTGTCGTAA